From Rhodopirellula halodulae, one genomic window encodes:
- a CDS encoding initiator NS1 family protein produces MPAEATDALRNGSAFELLSLDPSYLDAEQRPNDFHNWNTLGATPVSRDDRTKIAELLIASVPENPGAIAACFNPRHGIRVVHDNQQFDFVICFECLQIYWYIDDEKQPTILTSGSPLPAFNGILRGASIPLADPA; encoded by the coding sequence ATGCCTGCCGAAGCTACTGATGCCTTGCGTAACGGATCGGCGTTTGAATTGCTTTCCCTTGATCCAAGCTATCTCGACGCCGAACAACGACCGAACGATTTTCACAACTGGAACACGTTGGGGGCGACGCCGGTCTCTCGCGATGATCGTACGAAAATTGCGGAATTGCTTATCGCGAGTGTTCCCGAGAATCCCGGGGCGATCGCCGCGTGCTTTAATCCTCGACACGGCATACGTGTCGTGCACGACAACCAGCAGTTTGACTTTGTCATCTGTTTTGAGTGCTTGCAGATTTACTGGTACATTGATGACGAAAAGCAGCCGACCATTCTGACGTCGGGATCACCACTTCCTGCGTTTAATGGCATATTGCGTGGGGCGTCGATTCCGCTGGCTGATCCTGCTTGA
- a CDS encoding DUF3750 domain-containing protein produces the protein MPFHPEVIVDLWTARIPGLGRFAEHHWFVVCRDGSIDRWEVWQSPDKCDTSWCHLHRNLLRPSSGVGNGPGRLVYRWSGDAAARLAARIESTPNNYPWNNYYRIYPGPNSNTYVQWVLGPLDTLGWRGFGRRYANPTRLAKLRANNAVHRSGDSVFSYG, from the coding sequence ATGCCGTTTCACCCCGAAGTGATTGTCGACCTATGGACGGCACGGATTCCGGGCCTTGGTCGTTTTGCGGAGCATCATTGGTTTGTAGTCTGCCGCGATGGCTCCATTGACCGCTGGGAGGTTTGGCAATCGCCTGACAAATGCGACACGTCTTGGTGCCACCTCCACCGAAACCTGCTGCGGCCTTCGTCCGGTGTTGGCAACGGCCCGGGGCGTCTCGTCTATCGCTGGTCGGGCGATGCTGCCGCCCGCCTCGCTGCAAGGATCGAATCCACCCCGAACAATTACCCATGGAATAATTATTACCGAATCTATCCCGGACCCAACAGCAATACCTACGTCCAATGGGTGCTTGGCCCACTGGATACTTTGGGTTGGCGGGGATTCGGTCGGCGATACGCAAACCCCACACGCCTCGCGAAGCTAAGGGCGAACAATGCCGTGCACCGGAGCGGCGATAGCGTGTTTTCATATGGCTAG
- a CDS encoding ankyrin repeat domain-containing protein, giving the protein MNKRKPIASRRGSFTTWGDSSWNAVLFRSTNDSLDPAEALLSCKAVAEVQRDVTAETLQGTLVPPAGKWALVVTHKTMPWSTIVCSEHGESLFGDDGLFSDVFGESLVTGDSDSAGVVYLRLRKHNGIESTTEIEWVSDGVRWETPDPEDDPDDDGDTYLGGARFSRNDAEVWLQQRTSAEDAHQTLLTDLDAYVPSLHFQHDAKLSNVGRLEAAYGHDDCLSDRFIQRIDVIRFGPLKEFTRSETASRELESAVGRVDLEAVRTALSKGATTGRLPESRDTALWLSLEEASGYDAKNRPVTFDVVMELLLAGANPNELAERAKSPVEQLLQIDYVQTRGKTKKAMVNRLNTLALLDKLIEFGLDVNAISYGSYAYGYRPLHSTALHNQPEMVRRLLEAGADLKLTNDRDATPWISLNNHFESMANHFNKRQRVSIEDNRERYAEVVRLIRPDS; this is encoded by the coding sequence ATGAACAAACGCAAACCTATCGCGAGCCGCCGTGGCTCATTTACAACATGGGGAGATTCGAGTTGGAACGCGGTGTTGTTTCGCTCGACCAACGACTCGCTCGACCCAGCCGAAGCTTTGCTTTCCTGCAAAGCTGTCGCCGAAGTGCAACGAGACGTCACTGCAGAAACCTTGCAAGGAACCTTGGTGCCGCCTGCTGGAAAATGGGCGTTGGTTGTCACTCACAAAACCATGCCTTGGTCCACCATCGTTTGTAGCGAACACGGCGAATCCCTTTTTGGTGATGATGGATTGTTCTCTGATGTCTTCGGTGAGTCGTTGGTGACCGGGGATTCGGATAGTGCAGGAGTTGTCTATTTGCGGCTACGAAAGCACAACGGCATCGAATCGACCACCGAAATTGAATGGGTCAGTGATGGCGTGAGGTGGGAAACGCCCGATCCAGAAGATGATCCTGACGACGATGGCGACACCTACCTGGGCGGTGCTCGATTTTCCAGGAACGATGCGGAAGTCTGGTTGCAACAACGGACGTCCGCCGAAGACGCTCACCAAACGTTGTTGACTGATTTGGACGCCTACGTACCCAGTTTGCATTTTCAGCACGATGCAAAATTATCGAATGTCGGTCGCCTGGAAGCCGCTTATGGCCACGATGATTGTTTGAGCGATCGCTTCATTCAGCGGATTGACGTCATTCGCTTTGGGCCGCTGAAAGAGTTCACCCGCAGCGAAACAGCTAGCCGCGAACTTGAATCAGCGGTGGGCCGAGTCGATTTAGAGGCCGTGCGCACGGCGTTGAGCAAAGGAGCCACTACCGGTCGTCTTCCCGAATCACGCGATACGGCGTTGTGGCTGTCGCTTGAAGAAGCGTCTGGGTATGACGCGAAGAACCGCCCCGTAACGTTCGATGTGGTGATGGAACTGTTGCTGGCGGGGGCAAATCCAAACGAGCTGGCTGAGAGAGCAAAATCGCCAGTAGAGCAATTGCTTCAGATCGACTATGTACAAACACGAGGAAAGACGAAGAAAGCAATGGTGAACAGGCTGAACACGCTTGCTCTATTAGATAAGCTGATTGAATTTGGTTTGGACGTCAACGCAATTTCCTACGGCAGCTATGCCTACGGTTACCGCCCCTTGCACTCGACCGCATTACATAACCAACCTGAAATGGTTCGTCGATTGTTGGAAGCCGGTGCGGATCTCAAGTTGACCAATGACCGCGACGCGACACCTTGGATTTCCTTGAATAACCATTTTGAATCAATGGCAAACCACTTCAACAAGAGGCAAAGGGTCTCCATAGAAGACAATAGGGAACGGTATGCGGAAGTTGTGAGACTGATACGTCCTGATTCCTGA
- a CDS encoding YbjQ family protein gives MPWTCPSCGNETDLGYNICWTCRAPRPGSGVASETAHTNLLITTTPSFATHEIDEYFGPVFGETIYGANVLRDFFAAITDVVGGSSGEYETLLIRGRNTAMSEMAERAMKLGANAVVGMHFDYSTVGNSMLMICCSGTAVNAVPNSIPEGG, from the coding sequence ATGCCCTGGACTTGCCCGTCGTGTGGCAATGAAACCGACCTTGGATATAATATATGTTGGACATGCCGTGCTCCACGGCCCGGCTCAGGAGTTGCTTCCGAAACGGCCCACACAAACCTACTTATCACGACGACACCGTCATTCGCAACGCATGAGATCGACGAGTACTTTGGACCGGTGTTTGGTGAAACGATCTACGGTGCGAATGTCTTGCGAGACTTTTTCGCCGCAATTACCGATGTCGTCGGTGGAAGCTCCGGCGAATACGAGACGCTATTGATTCGTGGGCGTAACACCGCAATGTCAGAGATGGCTGAACGCGCCATGAAACTCGGTGCGAATGCTGTCGTTGGCATGCACTTCGACTACTCGACGGTCGGTAATTCAATGCTGATGATTTGTTGCAGCGGAACTGCCGTCAATGCTGTGCCCAACAGCATTCCAGAGGGCGGATAA
- a CDS encoding SMI1/KNR4 family protein: MVSEIEHSIGVTLPKQLLTFLKNTNGGGYVDDLLAECEVPTPFGKANIVEIGNLKGMLRLLDSDVAPRNMICIGQGHFGIATCVSIAGIDHGCVYAFDTEMRYFWTPETLASYPKLDPTIREFFRMRELRIVGTALGLRELLSYC; this comes from the coding sequence TTGGTTTCTGAGATAGAGCATTCCATTGGCGTGACGCTACCGAAACAGCTACTCACATTTCTTAAAAACACGAATGGTGGTGGATACGTTGACGATTTGCTTGCTGAATGCGAAGTGCCAACTCCTTTTGGAAAAGCAAACATCGTGGAAATTGGCAATCTGAAAGGAATGCTCCGACTTCTCGATTCTGACGTCGCTCCCCGCAATATGATTTGCATTGGTCAAGGTCATTTTGGAATTGCGACCTGTGTTTCGATCGCCGGGATAGATCATGGTTGCGTTTATGCATTTGATACTGAAATGCGGTATTTCTGGACCCCAGAGACGCTAGCGAGTTACCCGAAACTGGATCCAACGATCAGAGAATTCTTTCGCATGCGAGAGTTGCGAATTGTCGGAACGGCCTTGGGGCTACGAGAACTGCTATCTTATTGCTGA